One window of Puntigrus tetrazona isolate hp1 chromosome 14, ASM1883169v1, whole genome shotgun sequence genomic DNA carries:
- the hs6st2 gene encoding heparan-sulfate 6-O-sulfotransferase 2, translated as MDEKSYYSRLFIALLMVLCFGVIVLQYVCPTSDCQLLHLASLSSRLGSRARGDRVNGAGAGDPYSSEDGALVRFVPRFNFTAKDLDRAVDFNIKGNDVIVFLHIQKTGGTTFGRHLVRNIQLERPCECHAGQKKCTCYRPGKRDTWLFSRFSTGWSCGLHADWTELTNCVPSFMSNRESQERRRTPSRNYYYITILRDPVWRYLSEWRHVQRGATWKASKHMCDGRLPTLSELPSCYNGDDWSGCSLEDFMTCPYNLANNRQTRMLADLSLVGCYNLSIMSENQRWAMLLESAKRNLRNMAFFGLTEYQRKTQYLFEHTFRLSFIAPFTQLNGTRAASVDVEPETQRRIRELNQWDVELYEYARDLFLQRFQYTRQQERREARQRRLLERRKLRAKVKPWWGVTGKAAFKPTKEPPMTEQSPVFSEERQADAGQALESEGQVEDSWLEEDDSETILDYLENVEQWR; from the exons ATGGATGAAAAATCCTACTACAGCCGGCTCTTCATCGCACTCCTGATGGTCCTGTGCTTCGGCGTTATCGTATTACAGTACGTCTGCCCCACGTCCGATTGCCAGTTGCTTCACCTGGCATCATTGTCCTCGAGACTAGGAAGTCGCGCACGCGGGGATCGCGTGAACGGAGCCGGCGCGGGAGACCCGTACAGCTCGGAGGACGGCGCTTTGGTTCGATTCGTGCCTCGCTTTAATTTCACCGCCAAAGACCTCGATCGCGCCGTGGATTTCAACATCAAGGGGAACGACGTTATAGTGTTTCTCCACATTCAGAAAACCGGGGGGACCACGTTCGGCCGTCACCTTGTCCGCAACATCCAGCTGGAGAGGCCTTGCGAGTGCCATGCCGGCCAGAAGAAGTGTACCTGTTACCGGCCAGGCAAACGGGACACCTGGCTGTTCTCCCGGTTCTCCACCGGCTGGAGCTGCGGGCTGCACGCGGACTGGACGGAGCTCACCAACTGCGTGCCTTCCTTCATGAGCAACCGGGAGTCTCAGGAGAGGCGTAGGACTCCCAG TAGGAACTACTACTACATCACGATCTTGAGGGATCCGGTGTGGCGCTACCTCAGCGAATGGAGGCACGTTCAGCGCGGCGCCACCTGGAAGGCCTCTAAACACATGTGCGATGGCCGTTTACCCACCCTGTCCGAGCTGCCAAGCTGTTACAACGGCGACGACTGGTCGGGTTGCTCATTGGAGGATTTCATGACTTGTCCTTACAACCTGGCCAACAACAGACAGACCCGCATGCTGGCCGACCTCAGCCTGGTGGGCTGCTATAACCTCTCCATCATGAGCGAGAACCAGCGCTGGGCCATGCTACTGGAAAGTGCCAAGCGCAACTTGAGAAACATGGCCTTTTTTGGCCTGACCGAATATCAGCGCAAGACGCAGTACCTCTTCGAGCACACGTTCCGCCTGTCCTTCATCGCGCCGTTCACGCAGCTCAACGGCACGCGTGCCGCGAGCGTAGATGTGGAACCGGAGACCCAGCGCAGGATTCGAGAGCTTAACCAGTGGGACGTGGAGCTGTACGAATACGCGCGGGACCTTTTCCTCCAGCGCTTCCAGTACACCAGACAGCAGGAGCGCAGGGAGGCCCGGCAGAGGCGCCTGCTGGAGAGGCGCAAGTTACGTGCCAAGGTGAAGCCTTGGTGGGGGGTGACCGGAAAAGCTGCTTTTAAACCCACCAAGGAGCCACCAATGACGGAACAGTCTCCTGTTTTTTCGGAAGAAAGGCAAGCAGATGCTGGACAAGCGCTGGAGAGCGAAGGACAAGTAGAGGACAGCTGGTTAGAGGAGGATGACAGCGAAACCATATTGGACTACTTAGAAAACGTAGAGCAGTGGCGGTAG
- the gpc4 gene encoding glypican-4 yields the protein MKMFVVFAVCMSLALSASAQADQKVKNCNEVRTAYSSKGFNVNDVPYKGVHGNHLKVCPQGFSCCTLEMEEKLSQQSRTDLKAPVHQLSSNLQSTFTQRHRHFDQFFRELLNNAEKSLNDMFVRTYGLMYVKNAELFEQFFRELRRYYSHGSSAVNLDDMLTDFWTELLERMFRLVNVQYEFSDSYMECVSRHMEQLKPFGDVPRKLRLQLTRSFIAVRTFTRGLALMPEVVGKVSMVSASPNCVRAAMKMLYCPYCTGQVALKPCKNYCLNVMRGCLANQADLDTEWNNFLDSMLGLAERLEGPFNFESVMDPIDVKISDAIMNMQENSIQVSQKVFQGCGQPKPNMAFRTRRSPKDSGFPGRFRPYSPDARPTTAAGTSLDRLLMDVKKKLKHAKKFWSTLPDTVCVGERIAAGDECWNGTAKSRYESVVIGNGLANQVSNPDVEVDITKPDMAIRRQISVLKEMTNWLKAAYTGTDISFVNEDVGSGEESGSGCDSPNCNSDGDIYFSTPAPVKPRIIIQHDRKPSSGTRLAPFSLTLAVTALLLALLTPHTR from the exons GAAATCATCTGAAGGTGTGTCCTCAAGGTTTCTCTTGCTGCACTCTGGAGATGGAGGAGAAACTGAGTCAGCAGAGCCGCACGGACCTGAAAGCCCCCGTTCATCAGCTCAGCTCCAACCTGCAAAGCACCTTTACCCAGAGGCACCGTCACTTTGACC AATTCTTCAGAGAGCTATTAAACAATGCAGAGAAATCTCTCAATGATATGTTCGTGCGGACCTACGGCTTGATGTATGTGAAGAACGCCGAGCTCTTCGAGCAGTTCTTCCGTGAGCTCCGCCGCTACTACAGCCACGGGAGCAGCGCCGTCAACCTGGACGACATGCTAACCGATTTCTGGACGGAGCTTTTGGAGCGCATGTTCCGGCTGGTCAACGTGCAGTATGAGTTCAGCGACTCGTACATGGAGTGCGTCAGCAGGCACATGGAGCAGCTCAAACCCTTCGGCGACGTTCCACGCAAGCTCCGCCTGCAGTTGACCCGGTCGTTCATCGCGGTTCGCACGTTCACCCGCGGCCTGGCACTAATGCCTGAGGTGGTGGGCAAAGTCTCCATG GTAAGCGCCTCACCGAATTGTGTGCGCGCAGCCATGAAGATGTTATACTGCCCGTACTGTACCGGCCAGGTGGCGCTGAAGCCCTGCAAGAACTACTGTCTCAACGTCATGCGAGGCTGTCTGGCCAATCAGGCCGATCTGGACACCGAGTGGAACAACTTCCTTG ATTCCATGTTGGGTCTTGCTGAGAGACTGGAGGGACCCTTTAACTTTGAGTCAGTCATGGATCCCATAGACGTGAAAATTTCAGACGCCATCATGAACATGCAGGAAAACAGCATACAGGTCTCACAGAag GTGTTTCAGGGATGTGGACAGCCCAAACCCAACATGGCTTTCCGTACCCGGCGCTCTCCTAAAGACTCGGGCTTCCCCGGGCGTTTCCGACCGTACAGTCCTGACGCCAGACCCACCACCGCTGCTGGCACCAGTCTTGACCGACTG TTGATGGATGTTAAGAAGAAATTAAAGCACGCCAAGAAGTTCTGGTCCACCCTCCCTGACACTGTGTGTGTTGGAGAAAGAATTGCAGCCGGTGATGAATGCTGGAATGGAACGGCAAAAAGCAG GTACGAATCTGTCGTCATAGGCAACGGCTTAGCCAATCAGGTGTCTAATCCTGATGTGGAAGTTGACATCACTAAACCAGACATGGCGATTCGGCGGCAGATATCAGTGCTGAAGGAAATGACCAATTGGCTTAAGGCTGCTTACACTGGCACTGACATCTCATTTGTCAATG AGGATGTCGGCAGTGGAGAGGAAAGCGGGAGCGGCTGTGACTCACCAAACTGCAACAGTGACGGGGACATCTACTTCTCCACCCCAGCGCCCGTTAAACCTCGCATTATCATTCAACATGACAGAAAGCCCTCTAGTGGTACACGGTTGGCACCTTTCAGCCTGACACTGGCTGTGACGGCACTCCTGCTTGCCCTGCTCACCCCACACACGAGATAA